Sequence from the Syntrophorhabdaceae bacterium genome:
CGGATACGCTATATGACGATCTACGGCTTAAAAAACCCTACACACGGAGGCTTCAACCAGTTTGAACATGCACGTAAACTCGGGGATCATACTTTTCGCACTGTGACTGCGCCGAACAACGACACCTTGTATTCGAGCGCCTGGCTTAATCTTTCTGAAGAACCACTTATACTATCGGTTCCCGACACGGCTGGCCGTTATTACTCCATGGCCTTCATGGATTTCTACACAAATAATTTTGCCTATGTGGGCCGCCGGGCAACAGGGACAAAGGCGGGGGACTATGTGGTTGTGGGACCTCAATGGGAGGGTCCCCTTCCTCCCGGGCTCACGGTCATCAAGTCCCCAACCAATGCGGTCTACCTGCTTGGCCGGATTCTCGTGGACGGTGAGGGAGATCTGCCGAGCGTACGCAGGCTTCAGGACCAGTACGGGCTGACGCCACTGTCCGTGTGGACCAAAACCGCTGTGCACAAACCACCTACCCCGCTTACGAATCCTCCATGTGCGCCGGACCCCAAAGATCCATGGAATTTCTTTAAGATTGTCAATCTGGGGCTTACAGAGAATCCTCCGCCCGCTGACGAAGCGCCTTTGATGGCTGACTTTGCGAAGATCGGCGTAGGTCCCAATCAGACCTTTGATCCTGATCGTTTTAACCCCGCACAGCGCCGGATCATCCTTAAGGCCATGGCAGACGCATCCGAGGCAATACGCAGGGGCTTTCCGCAAAATCCGCGGCTTGAAAAAGGATGGAACTACCCATCGCTGCAAATCGGCAATTATGGGAAGAACTACCAGCTCCGGGCGGCAGTCGCCCTGGTAGGCCTGTTTGCCCTTGAACCCAAAGAAGCCTACTACTTTGGCGCCCAAAGGGATAGAGACGGCAACCCCTTAAGCGGTGAAAAACGGTACCGTCTGCATTTCAATAGAGGCGAGCTTCCGCCGGTTCAGGCCTTTTGGTCTCTATCCATGTATGAGATAATGCCGGACCAACGAGGTTTTTTTGCGGATAATCCTATCCATCGGTATTCTATTGGAGATCGGACCAGGGGACTTACGTTTAACCCGGATGGCTCCCTGGATATTTATATGCAGCGGAACTCTCCGGGCAGGGAAAAAGAATCGAACTGGCTGCCAACTCCAGCCGGGAGATTTCGTGTCTCCTTTCGGGCCTATCAGCCGGGACAGGCTATTCTGAATGGAACCTATGTTATGCCGGGAATAGAGAGTATCGAGTAAGAAGAGGCAATTTATGGCCGAGATTATCGAGCACAAATTTTTAGCCAAAAAGGCTTCGCAGCAGAGCGCGGAGGTTTGTGAAATGCTAGCCCGGGAAACAAACAAAATTAACTCTCACTCTATTATTGCAGCTTTCGTCTGATAATCGTGGCTCATACAGATGATTGGGTTTCACTCTTACTGAAGTGGACTGAGAATCATTTTGTCATCCCGATATCGTATCCGAGTTTCGTTTCTTTTCGCCTGAGCTTCGCCACGGCTCTCCGGAAACGCACATACCGTCTTACGGACTCAAGGATCAGGAGAGCCCCGAGGAGGATCAAGAACCCGGCTGCGCATATATAAGGAATACCGCCCAGGAACTTCATGATCAGCAGGCCGACGGAAGTGAATGCAAGGCCTGTCTGCATATAGGAATGCATGGTTCTCTCTCGCGAGAGAAGGGTTTGTTCCTCCGCGAGGAGGAGTTTTATGTCTTCGTTTCCGTCCATCTCCGGTTAGCCCACTATCAGTATATGAGAGAATAACCGCATCGTCAACAGCCGGACAGGCTTAGGCAACCGGACGAACCCATCCCCATTCCTGTAGCGGTTATGGGAATAGCATTGTCAAGGACACCATAGAAAATGAAACCTGCTCTGTAAAAGCGGAAGGAAGTATCCCTACCTCGCCCCTTGACGTGCAGGGAGACTGCACTATATTAGACGTAGGTTTTCCTCTTCCTCACCCTCTTTCCAGTCAAACGGAAAGGGGGGGCACCAAAAGACCACCGGACATCGGCTGCGACAGTCCGGTGGTTTTCTATTGCGTGGCTAAGGAAAAATCGCTACTTCCTTGACCTGCAGGTGGGCTCCCCAAAACTTAACATCGTTCCCCTTGACAGCCGGAATGATCGGCGGCACAGAATTCGGGAGCATAACCATATCGGGCGATCTGTATGAATGCGGCCAGGGGATCCGTCATAGGGATGTTTCACGTTACGCGCTGACCCATTGAGGATCTCCAGACAAGCCGGACGCGTGCGCGCCGTCTTGTTCCCACTTTCTACAATCTTTTACATCTATCTTACACGTTTTTTCATCTCCGCAAAACTTTCTTAGTATTCCCGCGTTATTCTGTCTCTGCGTGGACCACAACCCATAAAGAACCAGGAGGGAGTCTATGAATCTAAGGTTTGACATGAAGACTTTGTGGAAATGCATATTTATCGGGTTCTATCTGCTCATAGAAGGTATGATTCTTCAGCGCTCAAAGGCGATTCTGCTCCTTCACAAGCAGCCGCT
This genomic interval carries:
- a CDS encoding DUF1254 domain-containing protein is translated as MHSAGREMRRWSFLLIGWAISGIVGITPVKASDLNDRELSALANKAYVYSFPVYETYRIRYMTIYGLKNPTHGGFNQFEHARKLGDHTFRTVTAPNNDTLYSSAWLNLSEEPLILSVPDTAGRYYSMAFMDFYTNNFAYVGRRATGTKAGDYVVVGPQWEGPLPPGLTVIKSPTNAVYLLGRILVDGEGDLPSVRRLQDQYGLTPLSVWTKTAVHKPPTPLTNPPCAPDPKDPWNFFKIVNLGLTENPPPADEAPLMADFAKIGVGPNQTFDPDRFNPAQRRIILKAMADASEAIRRGFPQNPRLEKGWNYPSLQIGNYGKNYQLRAAVALVGLFALEPKEAYYFGAQRDRDGNPLSGEKRYRLHFNRGELPPVQAFWSLSMYEIMPDQRGFFADNPIHRYSIGDRTRGLTFNPDGSLDIYMQRNSPGREKESNWLPTPAGRFRVSFRAYQPGQAILNGTYVMPGIESIE
- a CDS encoding DUF202 domain-containing protein yields the protein MDGNEDIKLLLAEEQTLLSRERTMHSYMQTGLAFTSVGLLIMKFLGGIPYICAAGFLILLGALLILESVRRYVRFRRAVAKLRRKETKLGYDIGMTK